One window of the Populus trichocarpa isolate Nisqually-1 chromosome 9, P.trichocarpa_v4.1, whole genome shotgun sequence genome contains the following:
- the LOC7472129 gene encoding uncharacterized protein LOC7472129 yields MGSGEEANKPTSLYDSSSQSQPLLLKPPSIEEPNQPDQPESDPTQYLQISYNYGPRPFKDLPFVIFFVFVVLCTFGFGIFSVFHKNSNYSNLSSYKYDLNSNSCARNSTFNGFYESRFDFYALSSSGSVFLKSLIWTLVVTLILSVPICFLLLLSLKHYTKQIVYVSLPFFVVIPIFFNVYWFVACTVSSSCSDAFPLVYRILVLVFVFLIIGIIVWIFVANWHRIELTVKIIGVASDALSKNLGLFVVIPLLTLGLVVYYAPIVVFLVFARLNGKIVPKESNGEYRCVWKQDSWVPAYYTLAILTMLWSLTIMVEAQVYVISGTVAQWYFTKEDAKPRRSIRSSLRHAFGPSSGTVCLSGLLICVVRFVRAVVDSARQEDVPGMVNLVLRCCVKALLSAVDFLNKFTINFVAITGEGYCTSARMTYELLKRNLLSAVFVETVSTRLLAGITFVLSAIYAIVVCAILKGASSMGVYSYVVAVLAWALLIIVLGFFVHVLDNVIETVYVCYAIDRDRGEVYRTEVHEVYSQLPISRNHRPPIAPIAPVV; encoded by the exons AGAGCCGAACCAACCTGACCAACCTGAATCTGACCCGACCCAGTACCTCCAGATCTCCTACAATTATGGTCCTAGACCTTTTAAAGACCTTCCTTTtgtaatcttttttgtttttgttgttctttgtacTTTTGGGTTCGGTATCTTCTCTGTTTTTCacaaaaattctaattactCCAATCTATCTTCttataaatatgatttgaattCTAATTCTTGTGCAAGAAATTCGACCTTTAATGGTTTTTACGAgtcaagatttgatttttatgcttTGAGTTCATCAGGTTCAGTTTTTTTGAAGTCTTTGATATGGACCCTCGTAGTTACTTTGATTTTGAGTGTgcccatttgttttcttttgcttctttcgCTTAAACATTACACTAAGCAGATTGTTTATGTGTCACttcctttttttgttgtcaTACCTATCTTCTTTAACGTGTACTGGTTTGTTGCTTGTACTGTTAGCTCTTCTTGCAGTGATGCATTCCCTTTAGTTTATAGAATTTTGGTCTTGGTTTTCGTGTTCTTGATTATTGGGATCATTGTGTGGATTTTTGTAGCTAATTGGCATAGAATTGAATTAACAGTGAAGATAATTGGGGTTGCCTCTGATGCTTTGTCTAAGAATTTGGGTTTGTTTGTGGTGATCCCGTTGTTAACGCTTGGATTAGTGGTTTATTATGCGCCAATAGTGGTATTTTTAGTGTTTGCGAGATTGAATGGGAAAATTGTGCCTAAGGAATCAAATGGAGAATATAGGTGTGTTTGGAAGCAGGATAGTTGGGTGCCAGCATACTACACATTGGCAATTCTTACAATGTTGTGGTCTTTGACTATTATGGTTGAAGCTCAGGTTTATGTTATAAGTGGAACTGTTGCACAGTGGTACTTCACGAAGGAGGATGCAAAACCTAGAAGAAGTATAAGAAGTTCTTTGAG ACATGCCTTTGGTCCCTCGTCAGGCACTGTATGTTTATCTGGACTGCTTATTTGTGTTGTTCGCTTTGTGCGTGCCGTTGTCGATAGTGCAAGACAAGAAGATGTTCCTGGGATGGTGAACCTTGTCTTGCGGTGTTGTGTCAAAGCATTACTTTCAGCAGTAGATTTTCTTAACAAGTTCACAATCAACTTCGTGGCAATAACCGGTGAAGGCTACTGCACTTCTGCAAGGATGACATATGAACTATTAAAACGTAATCTGCTATCTGCTGTTTTTGTTGAAACCGTCTCCACTCGTTTGCTGGCTGGAATTACATTCGTACTCTCAGCAATATATGCAATTGTG GTCTGCGCTATCCTGAAAGGTGCAAGCAGTATGGGGGTTTATTCATACGTTGTAGCAGTTCTCGCATGGGCACTCCTGATTATTGTGCTGGGTTTCTTTGTTCATGTGCTGGACAATGTGATCGAGACTGTTTATGTATGCTATGCCATAGATAGGGATAGGGGAGAGGTTTACAGAACAGAGGTCCATGAGGTTTACAGTCAGCTGCCTATTAGTAGAAATCATAGGCCGCCTATTGCTCCCATTGCTCCTGTTGTATAA